The Erigeron canadensis isolate Cc75 chromosome 4, C_canadensis_v1, whole genome shotgun sequence genome window below encodes:
- the LOC122596909 gene encoding auxin-responsive protein SAUR64-like, which yields MARKWRKKAAKGGSSQVASKGHFVVYTTDHNRFVIPLHYLNNNIFRELLKLSEDEFGLPTNGPITLPCDSSLMNYLVYVFERALTKELEVSLASITKNRCSSYDQGGENGKQVLVH from the coding sequence ATGGCAAGAAAATGGCGCAAGAAGGCAGCCAAAGGTGGATCATCCCAAGTCGCTAGCAAAGGTCATTTTGTGGTTTATACAACGGATCACAACCGTTTCGTGATTCCATTGCATTACCTCAATAACAACATTTTTCGTGAGCTTTTGAAGTTGTCTGAGGATGAGTTTGGTTTGCCAACTAATGGTCCGATCACTTTGCCTTGCGATTCTAGTCTTATGAACTATTTAGTCTATGTTTTTGAACGTGCACTAACCAAAGAACTCGAGGTTTCACTCGCTTCAATTACAAAAAATCGATGTTCTTCTTACGATCAAGGtggtgaaaatggaaaacaagtgTTGGTTCATTGA